CCGCGCAGTTCCCGCTTCAGCTTTTCGATCGCCAGTTCCAGACTGGCAATCAAGGCCTCACTGTCCGACAGCATGGCCTGCGCATTGGCGGCTTGCGCCACTGCCATGTCCCGCTCGGCGACGACGGTATCGCGCTCGGCGACAACGACGTCGCGTTCAGCCTGTAACATCTCGCGCTCGGAAAGCAGCGCCAGATAGGCGTTCGCAAGGTCCGCAGGAAGATCCACAGGCTTCGAAGTCATGAAGCCATTCGATCAGATTCACTCAATATTTTCAATGCAATAATGCTATCCGACCCGTGTCGGACGCCAGGTTTCCTGCGGATTGCGCCAGTCGATCCCGGACAACAAATAAGATAATTGCGCCGGTGAGATCGCTACCGCGCCGCCCTCCATATTCGGCCAGATAAACCGGCCCTTCTCCAGGCGCCGCGTAAAAAGGCAGGCGCCCAGACCATCATGCCAGATGATCTTCAATATATCCGATCTGCGCCCCCTGAAGACGAAGAGATGCCCTGACAACGGATCATGCTTCAGCACCTCCTGCACCCGAAGCGCCAGGGAGGGAAAGCCACAGCGCATGTCCGTATACCCCGTCGAAAGCCAGACCTTGACCCCTGTTCCCATCGGAAACGGATTCACCGCAGCGCCTCCAGTCCGCGCAGGATCCGGAGCAGCGCTTCAACGTCGACATCGCGGTCCACAATCACACGGCGACCATTCGCGCTGACAACCTCCATCCGGCTGGCGTTCGGCAATGACCCTGCTGCTGGCTCTACCTCTGGCACAAGTAGCGCCGGGACAAAGCCACCGACAGGAGACCCAACATCCAGTTGCCACACTCGTGCGAGCCGGCGCCATTCATATAACTGAGAACGCGATATTCCATGTCGCCGCGCCGTCGTCGCACACAAGCCAGGTTCCGAATAGCTCTCGGCGACAA
This DNA window, taken from Shinella zoogloeoides, encodes the following:
- the tnpB gene encoding IS66 family insertion sequence element accessory protein TnpB (TnpB, as the term is used for proteins encoded by IS66 family insertion elements, is considered an accessory protein, since TnpC, encoded by a neighboring gene, is a DDE family transposase.), whose product is MNPFPMGTGVKVWLSTGYTDMRCGFPSLALRVQEVLKHDPLSGHLFVFRGRRSDILKIIWHDGLGACLFTRRLEKGRFIWPNMEGGAVAISPAQLSYLLSGIDWRNPQETWRPTRVG
- the tnpA gene encoding IS66-like element accessory protein TnpA, which gives rise to MDRVEIVDTGRRRRFSKEMKLQIVAESYSEPGLCATTARRHGISRSQLYEWRRLARVWQLDVGSPVGGFVPALLVPEVEPAAGSLPNASRMEVVSANGRRVIVDRDVDVEALLRILRGLEALR